Proteins encoded by one window of Lycium barbarum isolate Lr01 chromosome 11, ASM1917538v2, whole genome shotgun sequence:
- the LOC132619627 gene encoding uncharacterized protein LOC132619627 translates to MELLNQSNYNVWKTCMDSYLVGEDLWDVVNGSYTSPPIDGSENSSAYKKWKQINAKAEFILKRSISHSLFDHIIKCKSAHEIWRTLDHLFNKKDEARLQILENELANTIQAIAPIEGSLIERTNAKEGGGISPKRKNLPRACPTHSPFPVPDPECGGVSLDPGHAPYSRSPNYVIE, encoded by the exons ATGGAGTTGTTGAATCAGTCCAATTAcaatgtatggaagacatgtatggattcATACCTTGTGGGAGAGGATTTGTGGGATGTTGTTAATGGTAGTTACACAAGTCCTCCTATTGACGGATCGGAAAATAGCAGCGCATACAAGAAGTGGAAGCAAATTAATGCGAAGGCGGAGTTTATCCTGAAGAGGTCCATCTCTCACAGCTTGTTTGATCATATTATAAAGTGCAAATCAGCTCATGAAATTTGGAGGACCCTTGATCATTTGTTCAATAAGAAGGATGAAGCGCGGCTACAGATCTTGGAGAATGAATTGGCTAACACCATtcaag CAATTGCACCTATTGAAGGAAGTCTTATAGAACGAACAAACGCTAAAGAAGGGGGTGGGATCTCCCCTAAAAGAAAGAATTTACCTCGAGCCTGTCCTACTCATTCTCCTTTTCCCGTTCCTGACCCTGAATGTGGAGGGGTTAGCCTTGATCCAGGTCACGCGCCATATTCTAGGAGCCCAAACTATGTGATTGAATAA